TATTAACAAACAAATTTGTCTCTGTTTAAGTATGATAATCATcattattaaactaaattttattatttcttgtaaCGAACCTTTTCTTAATGTGAGCATATCCCTAATACACGTTTATCTTAATACATATGTGGAAGGGTTTTAACAAACTATATTTATCTTTATGATTTTAGACTGACTGAAACAGTAAAATAAATACAACGAAATCTATTTGATTAATTTCTTTGGATGATAACATAGATCATATTATATTTCTGAATTATGTACACATGAAAGATCAAGTTTAGGATTAGTAAATGGTCCATTGAATAAACCTTGGGCAATCAATTTATATGCTGCCTCAGTAAGATGCCATCCATCCCAAGGAATGTATTGAGATGGATCAACACAAGCTATGACTCCTGGGCTGCCACAATGCAAATCAGTAGGATTGTTTACATCTGTCAGCGGACAACATGCACTTGAAATTGGTTCTGTAATACCTGAAATTTCATCATCAAGAAATAAATTACATaccctaaaaataaaaaaattattgtttttatttttttttcttacaaaattctaaaaaaaaactgtaactgaaaacaaaaaataaaaacataaatcaaatacactTTAATTAATATCATTTAAATAAGTGATAACTAGTCAGTATCATAAtatcattcttatttttttagttatcatTCTACAcattattttcttgaatttttttatatataaataaaaaaataaaataacattatcAAAAATAGAGAGTAGTTCATACCAAATTGTGTTGGAGAACGATATAATCTGAGGGCAGAATTGTAATAATCTGCATAGATGATAGTTGTAGTGGGATGAAGCAGTCGAAGTCGATTAAGTTCAGCATAAAGCATGTCGTTATAGTATTGAGCAAACTTGTTTAACGACTTTAGACAACCAGCTTCATCATATTCACTCTTATTTGAAGTTTGGAACATTGTCAAATACTTGAAGTTGCACCCAATAGGAAAGTTTCCTGGTACCACGAGAGTTTGTGCTCCCACCTCGATCAATTTCTGAAAATGAATTATTTGAAGGCTTAAACATTGTTCGCATGGATAATTATTTGAAGGCTTAAATTACTGTATGTATTactatttatcattttatttctaGTATTCTAGTACAGTATGaaattgtaaaaatatataataaatcatacaatcctctcttctttatttatttcaaattcatgaaaaaaatagttaaatatttaagacattctttcattcattttttgATAAAGAGTCTATTTAAGAAaccaactctttttttttttaattcttgagCAAACAGGAAAgagaagaataagagagaaaCACAACATTGacaaaattttagtttaaagaGTTTAGATTccaaacttttttttcttataaataatggtaatgatataattttatattgtttgaattagatcaaataaattcaattcttaaaacatttttgttttgttttgttaatttgatattttctaaaatattgtaaaagcattataatatatatatatattcttttatacCTATAAATTATAATGCTTTTTATTTAAGCATTTTTTAAGGATTGACCTGTATCATTGAAAGCaacttaaatatattaaaactatGATGGTATATAGACACAAAAAGTCAAgcacaatataaaaatacaaaattattttatatttaattttttaatcaaatttcatatataatataattaaattagatttacatttaaaaatagaaataaaaatataaaaaataaaattggcaGTTACTTTATAGAAAATGTTATTATTCtactataaaatattaattattttagtagttgattattttattataaaaaaatatataaatatatacatagtaactatttattgagtttttttttatattttgttattcaaATTCTTATTTAATTCTATGTTATATTTCTGACTTATAACTTTACAACATATCTCTCATATTTCAAAGGGTCCCCCTGACGCCTGACCCGCTagtaactgaaaatcaaatgagCCATTCAAAtgtatttgtattaaaaaaaaaaaagtcttaCATTGATAGCTGAAGAGATTTCATTAATCACAAGGGGCAcatattttctgatttcttttatACTCTTATGTTCTTTGAGAGGATGGTTGAAATCGTTTCCACCAATCTCTCCCACAAGAAACAAAGAGCTCCCAAGAATTTCTTTCAACCCTGTAAGTCAAATCAAAGTTTTATGACTCATCATAAACTGTTGTTATTGGTTCAATTCACTCTAGCAATAAAGCTTCTTATTTTGTCTCATGCTTaattctcaatttaaattttatgcaCAATAATAGAAAGCAACACGCAAAGTGGATAATAACAATTGTTATTTGTAGGtctcaaaaaggaaaaaaaaataattgaaatactAATACCATTGATAAAATACTAAGCTAATACTagtaatagattttttttttacttttttgtttcCTTTATATGTATGATTATTGATTTTCATCAACCTGTTACCTGTTCATAacactaataaaatattaaaaaatttaaaatatatattataaataaatatagagtTAAATCCAACTAAGTTGAAGGAAAGAAAGTAGTTTACCTGAAGAAGagttagagagagaagggagCAAGTTCATGAACCAATCTAACTGTACACTTAGGGTATAGTTGTTTGAAGCAAATATACCCTTGTCTATAAAGAAGCTAGAATCCAAGGCAGTGGCACCCCCAACAGCAAAATTCACTCCCTCCATTGTTGGATTCCAATCTTTTATTTTACCGCTCTTGATTCCCAGGTATGGTTTCACCAGCGGAATCCCCATTTGCTCAGCTACCAACAATGAATGAAAGAGGAACATATATTGGTAAGAGGAATCAACACACAATCCGTAGAGTACAAAAATGTTAAGAGTTATTATTACCCTACGAAAAATTGTTAAGAGttattatttttcgaaaatgtttagtaaaaaaaaaaaatcagtcaaaAACAGCCataatttactttatttattaattgaatactaaataaaattaattttagctgtttttttttgtcttcttagTATTATCCTTATTTTTAaggtaaaagaataaaaaatttattagtttgATTCAACTGTAAAaggagacaaaaaaaatattggtcacttaagaaaattataaaattagtaaaataatttttaatttattatatgtagttgaatttaataaaataatttttaagtatATAAGGATAACGATAATATAATATaccaaaatttacaaaatttaaaatatttttgtaaaaaggTTAATagttaaatcaatttaaaaaaataaattattcgtCAAATTCGtctttacataattttttaattaaattaattattagaagatttaaaaataatggCGTATGTTCTTCGGTGAATTTAGTTAACAATTTTCATTAATGATAGCCATGTAAAATATTAATGACACCGTGAAAAAAACTCAGGTACAGTCtattttatgtgaagttgatatctgagaaccattaaataatttgactgatttaactaaatttttatctaaaggTTACTAGATATCAACTTCAGTCGATATCACTTGAATCTTTACGTAAGTACATATCACCACCCTAAAACGATGCCATGTGGGTTCATAAGGGTTGCATAGACACAAAATGATGACGTTTTTTGTGATTGTCGTTTCCACTTCAAATCTCCTCCACTTATTTCCAGATACCAATATATTCTGAGCCAAAATCAAAGAAAACGAAAgctgaaaatttgaaaacatttaaAGCATTTCTATTTGAAGTTGGAAAATGATCAATCCTCTGTCCCCTTCTGAAACTATGACGTTCGGTAATGGTTATTGGTGGTTTTGTGACAATTCTTCTCTTATGAATTAGAACGATGTCGTTTTAGGGGGTGGTCTATTATTTAACGTTTTATGTAGCCAACTGTTAACGAAAATTGTTACCATATTAATAGAATGACAAACGCGATTAATcttttagagattaatttaattaaaaaaattatctgtcaaaaataattcttgGTGCAAAGttttagtgtgtgtttggattacagtttgTAAACGGAGatttgtataaaattgattttgtaaaattgattttgatcaaaAGTGAGTTAGTATTAACGTAgtttatgtttggtaatttttattcaaaatggattatagtaaactaaatattgtttggattatattattcaaaatcacttttagatgaaaaattacaaaaaatgacatgaatttaaataattatttgatgTTATTATACATAAACATAAGAGAgcattagaaaaaaatattataaaaaaacaataaacatATGAATATGAAGGACATAATTGGTACACAGAACATAAAGTTTAATCCAACGTGAAAAGATCAACGGAAAAGCTAGAATTTTTAGCTTTTAGTAAACCATGGTTGAAGACAGAAATCACTTCTACATTTATAGGATAAAAATATTGccaaacataaagataaaacatTCAAGAAACTCAAACaaacttttttcttcttcaacgcAAATCCAAACACACCCTTAAAGTACATCCCTGGTCCTTGGCATGAAAAAGCTTTTAGTATGCTAAAAACTGAAAAAAGTTGcttctaataataaaagatcATGCATGATATggcatatattaaaatataaaatatataaaaattggatagtaatatttttaatatgtaaatagtatttagataaataaattatgatttaaaaaataccaaaaaaaNNNNNNNNNNNNNNNNNNNNNNNNNNTTAAAAGTATCCATTCCAAAAAAACGAACTGAGATACGGAGATACCGGAATTACCAATGAAATCAATGATGAGACGGCCATCCGACCATCTTCCAGTTGGGTGATGAAAGTAGGTTTCTCCGTATGGAAGATTTAATGACGGAATTATCTCTGACGCCTGAGGGAGAGTGGAAGATCCGTATAAGGTGTTTCCAGTGTCCGCAAGGGAATCTCCGAAGCTGTACACTCTTTTGTAGCACCGCCGGCTTGAACTGCTGCTTGAAATGGACCCACCTGCAGCCtcctcaagaagaagaagaagaaagatccATACTCTCATAAACCAAGCCATGAATATCAGACGGTGTCAACTGTCAACTACTCAACTAACTCACTCACTCTTCATCCAAAGTTATTAACGAATTGCTTCGAGATTAAAGACGAAGAATGGGTGTTATATATATAGGAAAATAAGTATATTACATACgtatattattaacaaaaatattaataactacttttaataaaaaaaaaacaacatagGTCCACACTCCACGTTgcataaaacaaacaaaaaagattatCTGCATTaccatattaattaattaattaatggccGCTTTGCTTTATCTACTCAAATGGATACCTGTAGCAACCAGCAAGACAGGCAAAGATACGATATACGAAATCCAGTTACAGAcactataaataaatatatgagaACCCGACACTTAAATTAAAAACTGGTATATNNNNNNNNNNNNNNNNNNNNNNNNNNNNNNNNNNNNNNNNNNNNNNNNNNNNNNNNNNNNNNNNNNNNNNNNNNNNNNNNNNNNNNNNNNNNNNNNNNNNNNNNNNNNNNNNNNNNNNNNNNNNNNNNNNNNNNNNNNNNNNNNNNNNNNNNNNNNNNNNNNNNNNNNNNNNNNNNNNNNNNNNNNNNNNNNNNNNNNNNNNNNNNNNNNNNNNNNNNNNNNNNNNNNNNNNNNNNNNNNNNNNNNNNNNNNNNNNNNNNNNNNNNNNNNNNNNNNNNNNNNNNNNNNNNNNNNNNNNNNNNNNNNNNNNNNNNNNNNNNNNNNNNNNNNNNNNNNNNNNNNNNNNNNNNNNNNNNNNNNNNNNNNNNNNNNNNNNNNNNNNNNNNNNNNNNNNNNNNNNNNNNNNNNNNNNNNNNNNNNNNNNNNNNNNNNNNNNNNNNNNNNNNNNNNNNNNNNNNNNNNNNNNNNNNNNNNNNNNNNNNNNNNNNNNNNNNNNNNNNNNNNNNNNNNNNNNNNNNNNNNNNNNNNNNNNNNNNNNNNNNNNNNNNNNNNNNNNNNNNNNNNNNNNNNNNNNNNNNNNNNNNNNNNNNNNNNNNNNNNNNNNNNNNNNNNNNNNNNNNNNNNNNNNNNNNNNNNNNNNNNNNNNNNNNNNNNNNNNNNNNNNNNNNNNNNNNNNNNNNNNNNNNNNNNNNNNNNNNNNNNNNNNNNNNNNNNNNNNNNNNNNNNNNNNNNNNNNNNN
This portion of the Arachis duranensis cultivar V14167 chromosome 6, aradu.V14167.gnm2.J7QH, whole genome shotgun sequence genome encodes:
- the LOC107495006 gene encoding GDSL esterase/lipase At1g28600 — protein: MAWFMRVWIFLLLLLEEAAGGSISSSSSSRRCYKRVYSFGDSLADTGNTLYGSSTLPQASEIIPSLNLPYGETYFHHPTGRWSDGRLIIDFIAEQMGIPLVKPYLGIKSGKIKDWNPTMEGVNFAVGGATALDSSFFIDKGIFASNNYTLSVQLDWFMNLLPSLSNSSSGLKEILGSSLFLVGEIGGNDFNHPLKEHKSIKEIRKYVPLVINEISSAINKLIEVGAQTLVVPGNFPIGCNFKYLTMFQTSNKSEYDEAGCLKSLNKFAQYYNDMLYAELNRLRLLHPTTTIIYADYYNSALRLYRSPTQFGITEPISSACCPLTDVNNPTDLHCGSPGVIACVDPSQYIPWDGWHLTEAAYKLIAQGLFNGPFTNPKLDLSCVHNSEI